From a single Silene latifolia isolate original U9 population chromosome 6, ASM4854445v1, whole genome shotgun sequence genomic region:
- the LOC141658780 gene encoding uncharacterized protein LOC141658780 translates to MTHGITCWSNASDEDKEMWFNNFRRVFYWPTDLERLVWQRYNDIGKKRLRDNMYKVSKRKKAPSFMKGSSYEEYTKYRNSPEFKEASARNKINRKGGDKDAKVEPTHYGGSQSFHDRVVLDTKKNKGKVPTIVDLFVDTHAKKTSKGKLIFAKEKDQQLYEQFLVRRKNNPEIDDNELWFDLVEGFQRGDVYGAGSAKEIFYPPT, encoded by the exons agataaggagatgtggttcaacaacttccgg cgtgtgttctattggccaaccgaccttgagcgcctagtttggcaaaggtataatgacattggcaagaagaggctaagggacaacatgtataaggtgtctaagaggaagaaggcgccatctttcatgaaag gttcgtcatatgaggaatataccaagtaccggaacagtcctgagttcaaggaagcatcggcccggaacaagatcaacaggaaaggaggagataaggacgcgaaagttgagcctactcattatggagggtctcaatcttttcatgatcgtgtggtgttagat accaagaagaataagggcaaggtacccacgattgttgatctctttgttgacactcacgcaaagaagacaagcaagggcaagttgatcttcgcgaaggaaaaagatcaacagttatat gaacaattccttgtccgtaggaagaacaacccggaaattgatgacaatgagctatggtttgatcttgttgaggggttccaaagaggagatgtgtatggagccgggtcggcaaaggagattttctaccctcctacatga